The Coleofasciculus sp. FACHB-1120 genome includes a region encoding these proteins:
- a CDS encoding HNH endonuclease, which translates to MTINDITRQLVRQRAKYLCEYCHSSEKASATRFTLDHIIPQSLGGSDESDNLALACQRCNERRYNFTVATDPQTQAIVPLFNPRQQQWSEHFIWTADALNILGQTPIGRATCDRLDLNDERYDEDDSIRTARQLWVQGGWHPPIEDPRHR; encoded by the coding sequence ATGACAATCAATGACATCACTCGCCAGTTAGTGCGGCAACGAGCAAAATACCTGTGCGAATACTGCCACTCTTCAGAAAAAGCAAGTGCGACAAGGTTCACGCTCGATCATATAATACCGCAGTCGCTCGGTGGGTCAGATGAGTCCGATAATTTAGCATTAGCTTGCCAGCGTTGTAATGAACGACGCTATAACTTTACAGTTGCGACAGATCCACAGACTCAAGCAATCGTTCCTTTATTTAATCCACGTCAGCAACAGTGGTCAGAGCATTTTATTTGGACAGCAGATGCTTTGAATATTTTAGGGCAAACTCCAATAGGTCGAGCAACTTGCGATCGCCTTGACCTGAATGATGAACGCTATGATGAGGATGATTCCATTCGTACAGCTAGGCAGCTTTGGGTGCAAGGTGGTTGGCATCCGCCTATTGAAGATCCACGTCACAGATAG
- the ppc gene encoding phosphoenolpyruvate carboxylase, whose protein sequence is MSFLLQSTDQQLTVTSTSALFLRHRLKVVEDLWGSVLQQECGQELVDLLNQLRSRCSPEGQATELPESVPQLIEKLDLNAAIRASRAFALYFQLINIVEQHYEQRDQQLSRRATYNAPASEAAPRNLPSPQGDGDSAIVLSPEMEEENQNGGPGADLLEKSWQHDSTAKRNAGTFHGLFPHLRQMNVPPQQIQRLIDNLDVRLVFTAHPTEIVRHTIRGKQQRIAKILQQLDQAEEEFRSLGLTTSWEAEAFIEQLTEEIRLWWRTDELHQFKPTVLDEVDYTLHYFQEVLFDTIPQLHQRLKRALKASFPGITPPVNNFCQFGSWVGADRDGNPSVTPKVTWQTACYQRGLVLEKYIQSLRQLTNQLSLSLHWSDVLPDLLDSLEQDRSQMPEVYEQLAIRYRQEPYRLKLAYIQQRLQNTSDRNRRLSDGENLHRQISDSQSHVVYRSGEEFLAELRLIHRNLIETGLSCRDLENLICQAEVYGFNLAHLDIRQESTRHSDTFNEITQYLQILPKPYNELSEAERALWLATELQTKRPLIPAELPFSEKTCETVETFRMLRQLQLEFGAQVCQTYIISMNREASDVLEVLLLAKEAGLYDPSTGKSSIMVVPLFETVEDLKRAPSVMQDLFELPLYRACLAGGYENVEGSQTVKVEDSNQLAYLESPTFNLQEVMLGYSDSNKDSGFLSSNWEIHKAQKVLQKIAEQYGIALRIFHGRGGSVGRGGGPAYEAILAQPGHSINGRIKITEQGEVLASKYSLPELALYNLEAVTTAVIQASLLRTGFDDIQPWNEIMEELATRSRAHYRALIYEQPDLVDFFHQVTPIEEISQLQISSRPARRGGKKDLASLRAIPWVFSWTQTRFLLPSWYGVGTALQEFLNEEPEENLKLLRYFYFKWPFFKMAISKAEMTLSKVDLQIAHHYVRELSRPEDRDRFEALFEQIKSEFHLTCDLVLMIAGHKRLLDGDPVLQRSVQLRNGTIVPLGFLQVSLLKRLRQHGKQAASGVVHSRYSKGELLRGALLTINGIAAGMRNTG, encoded by the coding sequence ATGAGTTTCCTACTGCAATCGACGGATCAGCAATTGACGGTAACATCTACTTCTGCTCTATTTTTACGTCATCGCCTCAAAGTTGTGGAGGACTTATGGGGTTCTGTTCTCCAGCAGGAATGCGGTCAGGAACTGGTCGATCTGCTAAATCAACTCCGATCGAGGTGTTCGCCAGAAGGACAGGCAACAGAATTGCCAGAATCAGTGCCTCAGCTGATCGAAAAGCTTGACCTCAACGCCGCGATTCGAGCCTCGCGTGCCTTTGCTCTCTACTTTCAGCTGATTAACATCGTCGAACAGCACTACGAACAGCGAGATCAGCAGCTTTCCCGACGTGCTACCTACAACGCTCCGGCTAGTGAGGCAGCACCGCGTAACCTCCCCAGTCCGCAAGGAGATGGGGACTCCGCCATTGTGTTGTCGCCAGAAATGGAGGAAGAAAACCAAAACGGCGGGCCTGGCGCGGATTTGCTCGAAAAAAGCTGGCAACACGACAGCACAGCCAAACGAAATGCCGGGACATTCCACGGATTGTTTCCCCATTTGCGCCAGATGAATGTGCCTCCGCAGCAAATCCAGCGGTTGATTGACAATCTGGATGTGCGGCTAGTTTTTACCGCTCACCCCACGGAAATTGTTCGCCATACGATTCGGGGGAAACAGCAACGGATTGCAAAAATTCTGCAACAGCTAGACCAGGCAGAAGAAGAATTTAGATCCCTCGGTTTGACAACTTCTTGGGAAGCTGAGGCTTTCATCGAACAATTAACCGAAGAAATTCGCCTCTGGTGGCGCACCGACGAATTGCATCAATTTAAACCAACCGTGTTGGATGAAGTGGATTACACCCTCCACTACTTCCAAGAAGTGTTGTTTGATACGATTCCCCAGCTTCATCAACGCCTAAAACGCGCCTTAAAAGCTTCTTTTCCGGGAATCACTCCCCCTGTAAATAACTTCTGCCAGTTCGGTTCTTGGGTGGGGGCAGATCGGGATGGAAACCCCTCAGTCACACCGAAAGTAACCTGGCAAACCGCTTGCTATCAGCGCGGTTTAGTGCTGGAGAAATATATCCAATCGTTGCGGCAACTGACGAATCAGCTCAGCTTGTCGTTGCACTGGAGCGATGTCTTGCCAGATTTGCTGGACTCGTTGGAGCAGGATCGGTCGCAAATGCCAGAGGTATACGAGCAGCTGGCAATTCGATACCGACAAGAGCCTTACCGCCTGAAGCTGGCATACATTCAGCAGCGTCTGCAAAATACGAGCGATCGCAACCGGCGACTCTCGGATGGCGAAAACTTGCATCGGCAAATCTCCGATAGCCAGTCTCACGTCGTTTACCGCTCTGGAGAAGAGTTTCTGGCAGAACTGCGGCTGATTCACCGGAATCTGATTGAGACGGGTTTATCATGCCGGGATCTGGAAAATTTAATTTGTCAGGCGGAAGTCTATGGCTTCAACTTGGCGCACTTAGATATTCGCCAGGAAAGCACCCGCCATTCCGACACCTTCAACGAAATTACCCAATACCTGCAAATTCTGCCCAAGCCATACAATGAGCTATCGGAAGCTGAGCGAGCGCTGTGGCTGGCAACAGAACTGCAAACCAAGCGCCCCCTAATCCCAGCAGAATTGCCATTTTCTGAAAAAACTTGCGAAACGGTTGAAACCTTCCGAATGCTGCGGCAGCTCCAGCTAGAGTTTGGCGCTCAAGTCTGCCAAACTTACATCATCAGCATGAACCGGGAAGCCAGCGACGTTCTGGAAGTGCTGCTGCTGGCAAAAGAAGCGGGTCTGTATGACCCCTCCACGGGAAAGAGCAGCATCATGGTAGTGCCGCTGTTTGAAACGGTGGAAGACCTGAAGCGGGCACCTTCAGTCATGCAAGATTTGTTTGAACTGCCTTTGTATCGCGCTTGTCTTGCCGGAGGCTACGAAAACGTTGAAGGTTCGCAAACGGTAAAGGTTGAAGATTCAAACCAACTTGCCTACTTGGAATCTCCCACGTTTAACCTGCAAGAAGTCATGCTGGGCTACTCAGACAGCAACAAGGATTCCGGCTTCTTGAGCAGTAACTGGGAAATCCATAAAGCTCAGAAAGTGCTACAAAAAATCGCCGAACAGTACGGCATCGCCTTACGGATTTTCCACGGGCGCGGCGGTTCGGTTGGTCGCGGCGGCGGTCCCGCCTACGAAGCAATCCTGGCTCAACCTGGTCATAGTATCAATGGGCGGATCAAAATTACCGAACAGGGGGAAGTGCTGGCTTCTAAATACTCGTTGCCAGAATTAGCTCTGTACAACCTAGAAGCCGTAACAACCGCGGTGATTCAGGCAAGCTTGCTCCGAACCGGGTTTGATGATATTCAGCCGTGGAACGAAATCATGGAAGAGTTGGCGACGCGATCGCGTGCCCACTATCGCGCCTTGATTTACGAGCAACCGGATTTAGTCGATTTCTTCCACCAGGTGACGCCCATCGAAGAAATCAGTCAATTGCAAATCAGCTCTCGTCCTGCCCGTCGCGGCGGTAAAAAGGATTTAGCAAGTCTGCGGGCGATTCCTTGGGTCTTTAGCTGGACGCAAACGCGCTTCCTGCTGCCGAGTTGGTACGGCGTCGGAACGGCATTGCAAGAGTTCTTGAATGAAGAACCAGAGGAAAATCTGAAGCTGCTGCGTTATTTCTATTTCAAGTGGCCTTTCTTCAAGATGGCGATTTCTAAAGCAGAAATGACGTTGTCGAAAGTCGATTTGCAGATTGCTCACCACTACGTGCGGGAGTTATCTCGACCGGAAGATCGCGATCGCTTTGAAGCCTTGTTTGAGCAAATCAAGAGCGAGTTTCACCTCACTTGCGATTTAGTCCTGATGATTGCGGGTCACAAACGGCTGTTGGATGGCGATCCAGTCCTGCAAAGGTCTGTGCAGTTACGCAACGGCACGATTGTCCCTCTGGGCTTCTTGCAAGTCTCTCTGCTAAAACGCCTGCGTCAACATGGTAAGCAAGCAGCCTCTGGTGTCGTCCATTCTCGTTACAGTAAAGGCGAATTGCTACGCGGGGCGCTGTTAACGATTAATGGGATTGCTGCCGGGATGCGGAACACGGGTTGA